A portion of the Juglans microcarpa x Juglans regia isolate MS1-56 chromosome 1D, Jm3101_v1.0, whole genome shotgun sequence genome contains these proteins:
- the LOC121261517 gene encoding probable LRR receptor-like serine/threonine-protein kinase At1g05700: MIKAHLCICCKFWIKVSQFMFLSYVCISNSRPTPPPPPQPTLLFNDCLLILVLPLKILVEAIMEIKKWYKVRRNWQGDPCVPSNYSWDGLNCNNDNPPRIISLNLSSSNLTGDIATSFSKLELLQSLDLSFNNLTGPLPQVLELLPNLNTLDLRGN; encoded by the exons ATGATAAAGGCACATTTGTGCATCTGCTGCAAATTTTGGATCAAAGTGTCACAATTCATGTTTCTTTCTTATGTGTGTATATCAAATTCTCGCCCCACCCCCCCGCCCCCGCCGCAGCCCACTTTACTTTTCAATGATTGTCTGTTGATTCTAGTTTTGCCATTAAAAATTTTAGTTGAAGCTATCATGGAAATCAAGAAATGGTACAAGGTGAGAAGAAACTGGCAAGGCGATCCATGTGTCCCAAGTAATTACTCATGGGATGGTTTAAACTGCAATAACGACAATCCTCCAAGGATCATCTCATT GAACTTGAGCTCAAGCAATCTGACAGGGGATATCGCTACTTCATTCTCCAAGCTCGAACTACTGCAGTCCTT gGATTTGTCATTTAACAACTTAACTGGGCCGCTGCCACAAGTTTTGGAACTGCTACCCAATTTAAACACTCT GGATTTAAGAGGGAACTAG